Below is a genomic region from Parageobacillus toebii NBRC 107807.
CGATGCCGAAAAATAGCCCGTATAGCGACAAGTTACGTCCTCGCCGTTGTGCGGGAGAAAAATCGGTAATCCATGTTTGTGTTGCGAAATGGAGCATATGGTCACCAATTCCGATGCAAAGGCGCAAGAAAAACCAAATCAAAAATGAATGAAAAGCTGAAAATAAGGCGAGCGATAATATTACAATAAAACCACCAAGGATAATCATAGGCCGGTATCCATATTTACGCAGCGGTTTTTCTAAAAATGGAGAGATCAATAGGACACCGATATACAACGCTGTGGCATGTATGCCATTTGCAGAAGAGGAAAATCCATGTTTTTCAAGCAATATAGAAAGAAGCGGCAGCAGCATCCCTTGTGATAAACCAGAAATAGCGACAATGCTGATTAAAATCCAAAAGCGCATTGCTTGATACCTCGTTTCTAAACATAACACTCGTTTAACATGGTACATAAGTGGATTGTATAAGGCAAGAAAAATAAAGGAGGGATTTTTACGTAAAGTGTTAAATACATATATTTGGGAGAATATTGAATAATAATGACGACCGTTATCCCATTGTCATACATAACATATGGTTCAAAAAATGCCGCTATTTTCTGATTGATTGTCGAACGAATATAATGAGCCGTTCTAGATAAACTGAACGAGAAAGGTGGAATTATAACGGATGAATAAAGTATTTGCGCTGATGGTATGGATCGGCGTTCCATTATCAGTAATCGGCAGTTTTCTTCATTGGCCTGTGGTCTTGATGTTTGCGGTGTATTGCTTAACGATTATTGCTTTAGCAAGCTATATGGGACGCGCTACGGAAAGTTTGGCTATTGTAGCTGGACCGCGCATAGGGGGATTGCTTAATGCTACGTTTGGCAACGCAGTAGAGCTCATTATTTCCATTTTTGCTTTAAAAGCGGGACTCGTAGAAGTAGTGCTCGCCTCACTTACAGGTTCGGTGCTTGGCAACTTATTATTAGTGGCTGGCTTGTCTTTTTTTGTTGGCGGTCTTAAGTACAAGCGGCAGGAATTCAATGTATATGATGCCCGCCATAACGCCGGACTGCTTACGTTTGCCATTTTAGTGGCGTTTGTGATTCCTGAAGTGTTTGCGATGAACATGTCTAGTCAAGAAAAGCTATCTCTTAGTGTCGGTATTTCGATTATTATGATCCTTTTATATTTAGCGGCCTTATACTTTAAGCTTGTCACACATCGCGGGGTATATCAACAAAAGTCTGATGTAGTGGATGAACATGAAGAACCAGAATGGACAAAAGGAAAGGCGATTTTGATTCTAGCGCTAGCAACCGCGGCAGTTGCCTACATATCCGAGAGACTTGTCCATACGTTTGAAACGGTGGCGGAATCGTTCGGATGGAGCGAATTGTTTATCGGGATTATCATTGTCGCCATCGTTGGAAACGCAGCGGAGCACGCCTCTGCCGTTATTATGGCATACAAAAATAGAATGAATATCGCTGTTGAAATCGCGATCGGTTCAACGTTACAAATCGCTATGTTTGTTGCGCCTGTGCTTGTTCTTGTTTCTTTACTCTTTCCAGAAAAGATGCCGCTTGTTTTTTCGCTTCCGGAATTGATCGCAATGGCGACATCTGTATTATTGACGATTGTCATTTCTAATGATGGGGATACAAACTGGTTTGAAGGGGCGACATTGCTCGCGGCTTATACGATTATGGGAATCGGCTTTTACTTGCTTTGATCCTCATGAGTATTTTCGTTTATCCAAAAAGGCTCTGCTAATCGGCAGAGCCTTTTTGTTAATAAATTTTTTTTCTATACGGATAAACCGTATTTTTTTGAAAGAAAATAACGGTGAGAGTAGCAATGGAAAGGAGTCAGCATGATGAAAAAATGGAGTATTTGCCTTTTTATTAGTGCTTTTATGATGTATGCTACTACTTTCACCGCTGATGCGGCTTCCAAACAAGCACAGCCGAGCTCCGTAGTAGATATTACAAAAGAAAATACGTATCCAAATCCGACGCAAGATTTGCCGTATCTAGAACCAAGCAAATTTACAAAACAGCTCCTTGATTCAGCAAACGTAAAGATTGAGAATCCAGAACTGATCCGGCTTCTTAATGAATCTTCCGTTTCCAGTACGCCGTTTGCTATTGGGTACCGGGCAACGATTTATTTAGGACAATGGCCGCTTAATTATCAATCGTTAGAAACGTCAACGAATTGGGAGTATCAAAAGGTCAATACCAATTTTCTCGATAATCGTGGCGGCAATGCTCCACAAAGACTATATTACAGACAGGAAACGCAAAAGCATGTGCGCGGCGGTTTAACGGCACCAATTCCAAGCGAAGAAGCGGTGCAAAAAATGATGTTAAATGCGGCGATGAAAAAGACGAACTTGCCGTTAGCGTTTAGTACGGTTGTCGGGATTGGGACGAAAAAAGACCATCCATATCAAGTGCCTGCCAAAAAGCTTGGTTATTTGTATGCTTATGCGCCAGCCGTGAATGAAAAAGGGAAAGTTACCTATGGAGAAGTGTATGTTGTACTTAAAGGAAATAAAAAGAAAATTGTCGTGAAAAATGTAACAACACGAGGAATTGGCGCATGGATTCCTGTTCAGGACCGTCTGTATTTTTCATATGTTGTAAGCGAACAGCCACGATAAAACGTCAAGGTGATAACCTTGACGTTTTATTTTTTGATTCGCGCTTTTCGTTTCGTAAAATCGATATCAGAATAATAGGTGTTTTTAACAAGTACGTTCGGCCCAAGACATTGAACGGATGGACAATGACAAAGAAGCTGTTTTGCGATAGGGGAATTTTTCCATTTTTCGTATGCTTCTAACAGCGTATGATGACGGATGTTTCCAAGCACCGGCTCATCGCCGAAATCAGTCACAATAATATCCCCTGTAAAAATATTGACGTTTAGTCGGGAGCGCCCGTCTGGATCATTGCGGACGGTTACGTTTTTACTCGAATAAAGTCGTTTCAATAGCGCTAAATCTTCTTCGTTATCGCTGCAAGGGTAAAATGGAAGTGTTCCAAACAACATCCAAACATTTTCGTCGCGAATATCAAGAAGATGATGAATTGCCTCCCGCAATTCGTCCAAGCTCAACGTTTCCAGCGCACTTGCAAAATCACTAGGGTACATTGGATGCACTTCATGGCGTTTGCAATGCATCTCATTAACGACTTGGCGATGAATTTTTTCTAAATGTGGAACTGTCCGCTTGTTTAGCATTGTTTCTGCGGAGACGATGACTCCCGCTTTAGCCAAAGCTTTCGCGTTTTCAATCATTCGTTCAAAATATTTTTCACGCTGCGCAACGCTTGGTTTGCGCTCCATCATCGCAAATCCGCCTTCGACAAAGTCATCGATCGTTCCCCAGTTATGCGAAATATGCAACACATCTAGATATGGAATAATTTTTTCGTAACGATCTAACTCTAATGTTAAGTTTGAGTTTAGTTGTGTCCGCACTCCACGTTCATGGGCGTACTTCAATAACGGAACGACATAGTTATTTACCGATTTTAATGATAACATCGGCTCACCGCCGGTAATGCTTAATGAACGTAGATGCGGAATTTCTTCTAGACGCTGAATTAATAAATCAAGCGGCAGCGCTTCTGGGTCTTTCGTTTGCAATGTATAACCGACTGCGCAATGTTCGCAGCGCATATTGCATAATGTTGTCGTCGTAAACTCAATGTTTGTTAGTTGCAATTCCCCATATTCTTCTATATCAAGATACGCTTCCCACGGATCAAACGATGGCGCAATAGGTTTCAGTGTTAATGAATTCATATAATTCTCCTCTTTTCTTCTAAATTACAACCATCGTTCATTATGAAAAACAATTGCTGTGCTTGTCAATTGCTTTGTAATGGCAAGCAATATACTGTTTTTTCCTTTGCGATAATTATATTTGCTATAGTACGTTAATATGTTCAGACAATAGTCAATTCGATTGTCCAATTATGCCGCAAGTTGATTGGAGATGCAAACAACTGTAGATATTGAAAATAAAAATACGATGGCAACTTTTTATTTTTACACGAAAGTAGAAAAAAGGTTATAATAAATAGGAAGACAATTCTAAATAGTAATACATAGGATGAGCAAAGGGGAAGGGGCGTTGAACGTTGAACATGGAAAAATTCCAACAAAGCATGTATGAACTTATCGTGGAAACGTCCACGAAGCTGCCAAAGGATGTGCGTCGAGCGATCGCTCGGGCAAAAGCGAGAGAAAACGCGGGAACGCGGGCGGCGATGGCGCTGGCGACAATTGCCGGCAACATTAAAATGGCGGAAGAAAACGTATCACCGATTTGTCAAGATACAGGATTGCCAACGTTCAAAATTAAAGTGCCTGTCGGCGCAAACCAAATAAAAATGAAAGAGGCGATTCATGCCGCAATCGTTCAGGCGACAAAAGAAGGAAAGCTTCGCCCAAACTCCGTTGATTCGTTAACAGGAAAAAATAGCGGCGATAATCTTGGTGTTGGTGTTCCTGTTATTAAATTTGAACAATGGGAAAACGATTACATTGATGTTCGCCTTATTTTAAAAGGGGGCGGCTGTGAAAATAAAAACATTCAATACAGCTTGCCATGTGAATTGGAAGGGCTTGGACGAGCCGGTCGCGATTTAGACGGCATCCGCAAATGTATTTTACATGCGGTATACCAAGCGCAAGGGCAAGGCTGCAGCGCCGGATTTATCGGCGTCGGCATCGGCGGCGACCGCGCTTCTGGCTATGAACTGGCGAAAGATCAGCTCTTCCGCTCTGTGGACGATGTTAATCCAAACGAAGATCTTCGCCGCCTAGAAGAATATATTATGGAAAATGCTAATAAACTCGGCATCGGAACGATGGGATTTGGCGGCGAATCGACATTATTAGGCTGTAAAATCGGAGTGATGCACCGCATTCCGGCAAGCTTCTTCGTTTCCGTTGCGTATAACTGCTGGGCGTTCCGCCGTCTCGGCGTGAAGATCGATCCAGAAACAGGCGAAATCACGGAATGGTTATATCAAGAAGGAGAAGACGTCGATTTTGAAAAAGAATTGGAAAAAGCGAAAACAGCCGCAACGGCAGAACTTGGCGAAGTGCGCGAAATCGTCCTCGAGCCGCCGATTACGGAAGAACAAATTCGCCAGTTGAAAGTCGGGGATGTTGTCCGCATCAATGGAGTCATTTATACTGGCCGCGACGCGATTCATAAATATTTAATGGATCATGATTCTCCTGTTGATTTAAATGGACAAATTATTTACCACTGCGGACCGGTCATGTTAAAAGATGAAAACGGCAATTGGCAAGTCAAAGCGGCCGGTCCGACAACAAGCATTCGCGAGGAGCCTTATCAAGGAGACATTATAAAAAAATTCGGTGTTCGCGCGGTCATCGGAAAAGGCGGAATGGGCGCAAAAACGCTCCAAGCCCTAAAAGAACACGGCGGCGTCTATTTGAACGCGATCGGCGGCGCGGCGCAATATTATGCAGACTGTATTAAGTCGGTAGAAGGAGTCGATTTATTGGAATTCGGCATTCCAGAAGCGATGTGGCATTTACGCGTTGAAAACTTTACCGCTGTTGTTACGATGGACGCTCACGGCAACAGCTTGCACGAAGATGTGGAAAAATCCTCACTAGAAAAACTTGCACAGTTCAAAGAGCCTGTTTTTAAATAAGGATTGATCACCGTCAGCTCAGTGCTGGCGGTGATTTTTTATGCAAAAAATGGCGCGGTTAAAGTGGCAATGGTGGAAAAAACTAATGGTTAGCAGCACGACAAGGAGGAAAGACCGATGAAAAAATGGGCGATATGGCTGTTAGTATGTGTCATCATCTTATCGTTTGTTCCTGCTTCCGCTGAAGCTGTAAGCAATAAAGCGATTCATTGGGGGTTTAAGCGAAGCGAGAACCATAAGCCTCCTTCCGCGGGAAAAGAGTTAGATCAACTGCTTGCCAAATATGATGCATTTTATTTAGGGAATCCAAACAAAAAAGAAATTTATTTAACATTTGATAATGGCTATGAAAACGGTTATACAGCGAAAATTTTAGATGTCTTAAAAGAGAAAAAAGTGCCAGCGACGTTTTTTGTGACGGGCCACTATTTAGATACCGCTCCTGATTTAGTGAAACGAATGGTGAAAGAAGGGCATATTGTCGGCAACCATTCATGGCATCATCCTGATTTAACGCAAGTGAGCAATGAACAGCTTCGGAAAGAGCTGGAATCCGTTCGTAAAAAAACGGAAGAGTTGACGGGACAAAAAGGAATGATGTATCTTCGCCCGCCACGCGGCATTTTCAGTGAAAGGACGATGGCGGTCGCCCGCGAGCTTGGTTATTACCATGTGTTTTGGTCGCTTGCGTTTGTTGATTGGCAGACGAACAATCAAAAAGGGTGGAAGTACGCATATGATAACATTATGAAACAAATTCACCCGGGCGCGGTTTTATTGCTTCATACCGTCTCGAAAGACAATGCGGATGCGCTTGCGAAAGCGATTGACGATTTGCGCAAGCAAGGCTACACGTTTAAAAGCCTCGATGATCTGATGGTCGAAAAAATGAATTTGCATCCATGGCTTTTTACCCCTTGAACGTTTGGTTCAAAGGGGTGTTTTTCGTTATAATGTGGGTATTAACGATGAAAAAAGGTGATTAGGTATGTGGCAACAGCAAATTGAGGTCGCCCCTCCGTACGATTTTTCCAAAGCGCTGAAGCGGCTTGCCCTCGATCCTCTTATATCGGTGGATATAGCGAAACAGAAAGTCATTGTTCCGCTTTATGTTCAACAGATCCCAATCGCTGTTACGGTCGAAAGCATTGGGACAAAGGAGGAGCCGCGTTTTCTTGTTACGGCGCCATATCCTGAACGAAAAAAGGAAATCATCGAGCGGATTTCCCATCTGTTTCAATGGAATACACCGCTTGCCCCGATTCACGAACATTTTCAGCGGACCGAATTACAACCGCTTTTTACCGAATATCAAGGAATGCCGCTTATTTTAGATTTTGATCTTTATTTTTGTTTAACGAAATGCCTCATTCACCAGCAATTAAATTTAAAAGTTGCTTACCGCCTGACAGAGCGGTTTGTGAAAACGTTTGGAACACAAATCGATGGCGTTTGGTTCTACCCGCGGCCGGAAGATATTGCTTCTCTTTCCTATGATGAACTGAAGCAGCTGCAGTTAAGCGGACGAAAAGCGGAGTATATCATTGATACATCACGGCTTATTGCCGAAGGGAAGCTTTCATTAGAGGAACTTGCACACCAAAACGAGGAAGAAGTGATGGAACAATTGTTATCGATTCGCGGCATCGGTCCATGGACGGTGCAAAATTTTCTTTTATTTGGGCTTGGAAAACCAAATGTGTTTCCGAAGGCGGACATAGGGTTGCAGCGAGCGATCCAGCGGCTGCTCGGTCTTTCACAAAAGCCATCGATAAAACAAATGGAAGAGCTAAGCAAGCGCTGGGAGCCGTATTTAAGCTATGCGTCCTTATACTTATGGAGAAGCATCGAATAGAGGAGTGGAGAGCATGACGAAGCAGACCATTACCATCAAGAAAGGACAACAGTTTCCTCTGACAATTAAACGGCTCGGCATTAACGGGGAAGGAGTCGGCTATTTTAAAAAGCAAGTGGTGTTCGTCCCAGGAGCGCTTCCGGGAGAAGAAATCGTCGTAGAGGCGACAAACATCCACCCGAAATACGCGGAGGCGAAAATTAAAAAAATTCGCAAGCGCTCCCCGTACCGTGTCACACCAAGATGCCCTGTCTACGAGCAATGCGGAGGTTGCCAGCTGCAACATCTTGATTACCAAGCGCAACTTCGCGAAAAGCGCGATATCGTTATTCAAGCGTTTGAGCGGCATTGCCGTCTTCCGATTGAAACGCTGGAGATCCGCCCGACGATCGGGATGGACGACCCATGGCATTATCGCAATAAAAGCCAGTTTCAAGTCGGCACAAAAAAAGGAGCGGTTATTGCCGGGTTGTACGGATTGAATTCTCATCGATTAATCGATATTCCCGAATGCGTCATTCAACATCCGGCAACAAACCGCGTTACCAATATCGTGAAAATGATTTTACAAGACTTGCGCATTCCGATTTACAATGAACGGGCACAAACAGGGCTTGTCCGCACGATCGTCGCAAGAGTCGGTTTCCATACGGGGGATGTTCAGCTCGTGCTTATTACCACAAAAAAAGAAATTCCGCGCAAAGAGCTGCTCATCGACGAGATAAAGCGCCGTCTTCCTGAAGTAAAGTCGATCGTGCAAAATATTAATGGACAAAAAACGTCGCTTATTTTCGGGGAAGAATCGTTCCTTTTAGAAGGAGAAGAATACATTCAAGAAGTGTTAGGGGATTTATCGTTTGAACTGTCGGCGCGCGCGTTCTTTCAGCTGAATCCGGTGCA
It encodes:
- the cax gene encoding calcium/proton exchanger, whose protein sequence is MNKVFALMVWIGVPLSVIGSFLHWPVVLMFAVYCLTIIALASYMGRATESLAIVAGPRIGGLLNATFGNAVELIISIFALKAGLVEVVLASLTGSVLGNLLLVAGLSFFVGGLKYKRQEFNVYDARHNAGLLTFAILVAFVIPEVFAMNMSSQEKLSLSVGISIIMILLYLAALYFKLVTHRGVYQQKSDVVDEHEEPEWTKGKAILILALATAAVAYISERLVHTFETVAESFGWSELFIGIIIVAIVGNAAEHASAVIMAYKNRMNIAVEIAIGSTLQIAMFVAPVLVLVSLLFPEKMPLVFSLPELIAMATSVLLTIVISNDGDTNWFEGATLLAAYTIMGIGFYLL
- a CDS encoding YfkD famly protein — translated: MKKWSICLFISAFMMYATTFTADAASKQAQPSSVVDITKENTYPNPTQDLPYLEPSKFTKQLLDSANVKIENPELIRLLNESSVSSTPFAIGYRATIYLGQWPLNYQSLETSTNWEYQKVNTNFLDNRGGNAPQRLYYRQETQKHVRGGLTAPIPSEEAVQKMMLNAAMKKTNLPLAFSTVVGIGTKKDHPYQVPAKKLGYLYAYAPAVNEKGKVTYGEVYVVLKGNKKKIVVKNVTTRGIGAWIPVQDRLYFSYVVSEQPR
- the yfkAB gene encoding radical SAM/CxCxxxxC motif protein YfkAB, encoding MNSLTLKPIAPSFDPWEAYLDIEEYGELQLTNIEFTTTTLCNMRCEHCAVGYTLQTKDPEALPLDLLIQRLEEIPHLRSLSITGGEPMLSLKSVNNYVVPLLKYAHERGVRTQLNSNLTLELDRYEKIIPYLDVLHISHNWGTIDDFVEGGFAMMERKPSVAQREKYFERMIENAKALAKAGVIVSAETMLNKRTVPHLEKIHRQVVNEMHCKRHEVHPMYPSDFASALETLSLDELREAIHHLLDIRDENVWMLFGTLPFYPCSDNEEDLALLKRLYSSKNVTVRNDPDGRSRLNVNIFTGDIIVTDFGDEPVLGNIRHHTLLEAYEKWKNSPIAKQLLCHCPSVQCLGPNVLVKNTYYSDIDFTKRKARIKK
- a CDS encoding fumarate hydratase, translated to MEKFQQSMYELIVETSTKLPKDVRRAIARAKARENAGTRAAMALATIAGNIKMAEENVSPICQDTGLPTFKIKVPVGANQIKMKEAIHAAIVQATKEGKLRPNSVDSLTGKNSGDNLGVGVPVIKFEQWENDYIDVRLILKGGGCENKNIQYSLPCELEGLGRAGRDLDGIRKCILHAVYQAQGQGCSAGFIGVGIGGDRASGYELAKDQLFRSVDDVNPNEDLRRLEEYIMENANKLGIGTMGFGGESTLLGCKIGVMHRIPASFFVSVAYNCWAFRRLGVKIDPETGEITEWLYQEGEDVDFEKELEKAKTAATAELGEVREIVLEPPITEEQIRQLKVGDVVRINGVIYTGRDAIHKYLMDHDSPVDLNGQIIYHCGPVMLKDENGNWQVKAAGPTTSIREEPYQGDIIKKFGVRAVIGKGGMGAKTLQALKEHGGVYLNAIGGAAQYYADCIKSVEGVDLLEFGIPEAMWHLRVENFTAVVTMDAHGNSLHEDVEKSSLEKLAQFKEPVFK
- the pdaA gene encoding delta-lactam-biosynthetic de-N-acetylase, whose amino-acid sequence is MKKWAIWLLVCVIILSFVPASAEAVSNKAIHWGFKRSENHKPPSAGKELDQLLAKYDAFYLGNPNKKEIYLTFDNGYENGYTAKILDVLKEKKVPATFFVTGHYLDTAPDLVKRMVKEGHIVGNHSWHHPDLTQVSNEQLRKELESVRKKTEELTGQKGMMYLRPPRGIFSERTMAVARELGYYHVFWSLAFVDWQTNNQKGWKYAYDNIMKQIHPGAVLLLHTVSKDNADALAKAIDDLRKQGYTFKSLDDLMVEKMNLHPWLFTP
- a CDS encoding DNA-3-methyladenine glycosylase family protein, producing MWQQQIEVAPPYDFSKALKRLALDPLISVDIAKQKVIVPLYVQQIPIAVTVESIGTKEEPRFLVTAPYPERKKEIIERISHLFQWNTPLAPIHEHFQRTELQPLFTEYQGMPLILDFDLYFCLTKCLIHQQLNLKVAYRLTERFVKTFGTQIDGVWFYPRPEDIASLSYDELKQLQLSGRKAEYIIDTSRLIAEGKLSLEELAHQNEEEVMEQLLSIRGIGPWTVQNFLLFGLGKPNVFPKADIGLQRAIQRLLGLSQKPSIKQMEELSKRWEPYLSYASLYLWRSIE
- the rlmD gene encoding 23S rRNA (uracil(1939)-C(5))-methyltransferase RlmD; translation: MTKQTITIKKGQQFPLTIKRLGINGEGVGYFKKQVVFVPGALPGEEIVVEATNIHPKYAEAKIKKIRKRSPYRVTPRCPVYEQCGGCQLQHLDYQAQLREKRDIVIQAFERHCRLPIETLEIRPTIGMDDPWHYRNKSQFQVGTKKGAVIAGLYGLNSHRLIDIPECVIQHPATNRVTNIVKMILQDLRIPIYNERAQTGLVRTIVARVGFHTGDVQLVLITTKKEIPRKELLIDEIKRRLPEVKSIVQNINGQKTSLIFGEESFLLEGEEYIQEVLGDLSFELSARAFFQLNPVQTVKLYDEVKKAAALTGTEKVVDAYCGVGTIGLWLAKDAGEIRGMDTIPEAIEDAKKNAKKHGFTNAMYVTGKAEALLPKWVKEGWKPDVIVVDPPRTGCDQQLLQTILRVKPKTVVYVSCNPSSLARDVDVLSERYTVDYIQPVDMFPHTAHVECVSRLVLKND